The Tumebacillus amylolyticus genome window below encodes:
- a CDS encoding TlpA family protein disulfide reductase yields MARTKNLIIGGVVLIVLAGAAWLTTYKGDTKQSNGVTDPAMADPAPQSGYRAPAFALGALDSDKVVKLADLQGKPVVVNFWASWCGPCRSETPDLQATYEKYRDQVNFFAINLTSQDDLKNANKFLQELQISVPVLKDVDGAAQLAYKVNSVPTTFVIDRKGVVRERREGALTKIQMDGMVQRTIAAQKS; encoded by the coding sequence ATGGCTCGTACCAAAAATCTCATCATCGGAGGCGTCGTTCTCATCGTGCTGGCGGGGGCCGCTTGGCTGACTACGTACAAGGGCGATACCAAGCAGAGCAACGGGGTCACCGATCCGGCAATGGCTGATCCCGCGCCGCAATCAGGCTATCGGGCTCCGGCTTTTGCTTTGGGGGCGCTGGATAGTGACAAAGTCGTCAAACTGGCCGATTTGCAGGGGAAGCCCGTGGTTGTGAATTTTTGGGCTTCGTGGTGCGGGCCGTGCCGGAGCGAGACGCCCGATTTGCAGGCGACGTATGAGAAGTATCGGGATCAAGTGAACTTCTTTGCGATTAATCTCACGTCGCAGGATGATCTCAAGAACGCTAACAAGTTCTTGCAGGAACTGCAGATTTCGGTGCCTGTGCTCAAGGACGTGGACGGTGCCGCTCAACTTGCGTACAAAGTGAATTCCGTTCCCACTACGTTTGTGATTGATCGCAAGGGCGTCGTTCGTGAACGTCGCGAGGGCGCACTCACCAAAATTCAGATGGACGGCATGGTTCAACGCACCATCGCCGCACAGAAAAGCTGA
- a CDS encoding cytochrome c biogenesis CcdA family protein encodes MFSSSNPTFIIAFLAGLLSFVSPCVLPLFPSYMSFITGVSYDQMYGAERDTRLVRRKALAHSLFFILGFSIIFVALGFTSGTIGTFFLNNQELIRRVGGIFIVVMGLFMAGVVKIDFLMQTKKFQTRNKPVGYLGAIVVGISFAAGWTPCVGPILASVLLIAATNPVSGGSLMLFYSLGFAVPFIILAYTLGSVRWLLKYSEIISKIGGIGMVLMGILLITNGMTLITQWLQRLFGGWIGF; translated from the coding sequence GTGTTCTCATCTTCGAATCCAACGTTTATCATTGCTTTTTTGGCAGGGCTCTTGTCGTTTGTGTCGCCCTGCGTGTTGCCGTTGTTTCCGTCGTATATGTCTTTTATCACCGGCGTTTCCTATGACCAGATGTATGGGGCCGAACGCGATACGCGTCTCGTTCGGAGAAAAGCTCTGGCTCATTCGTTGTTTTTTATTCTCGGCTTCTCGATCATCTTCGTGGCGCTCGGGTTTACGTCGGGTACGATTGGGACGTTTTTTCTCAACAATCAAGAGTTGATTCGCCGTGTGGGCGGGATTTTCATTGTGGTGATGGGTTTGTTTATGGCGGGGGTCGTCAAGATTGATTTCCTCATGCAGACCAAGAAGTTTCAGACTCGCAACAAACCGGTGGGCTATCTCGGCGCAATCGTGGTCGGTATCTCGTTTGCGGCCGGGTGGACTCCTTGTGTGGGTCCGATCTTGGCTTCCGTTCTGTTGATCGCTGCAACGAATCCGGTTTCGGGTGGCAGTTTGATGCTGTTCTACTCGCTGGGCTTTGCTGTTCCGTTCATTATCTTGGCGTATACGCTGGGGTCTGTGCGGTGGTTGCTGAAGTATTCGGAGATCATCTCGAAAATCGGCGGCATCGGCATGGTGCTGATGGGCATCTTGCTGATTACGAACGGGATGACGCTGATCACCCAATGGCTGCAACGTCTGTTTGGCGGGTGGATCGGTTTCTAA
- a CDS encoding MDR family MFS transporter: MPMTLPRLGTQVWVLLAGVLFTHLGTYMLLPYLSIIFSTEKGLSLARVGLVLGAGSVAYLSGSLAGGFIADRLGKKTTMIAGLLMRAAGLALFIWMGSWIALFVTNLLAGVGSGLYMPGAKAGIASSVTEGNKTTAFSYRGIAANIGVTVGPLLGTFLHNQSSASLFAGAAFVYLGLAVAHVFLLTKDCVGANCPEAPKTKFSDMFTDRPFLVFSFATIFVWALFTQFSLALPLRAQQIQAAHNIGMIWTITSIVLIATQSTATKLFTKYLHPLSAMALGMLILGVALGTVAFSHSFWHLLASAILFTIGEMLIMPTSDAIVSDLSRPETISAYFGVASFVFGAGEALGNIGGGRLMQVAVDRDFLAMPWILYAVVGIVLAVAYFFMSHWAPLAKPLAPVLEESVGTGRLVGKKKKQRT, encoded by the coding sequence ATGCCAATGACCCTTCCACGCCTTGGCACCCAAGTCTGGGTGTTACTTGCGGGCGTGTTGTTCACACACTTAGGAACCTACATGCTCCTCCCTTATCTCTCCATCATCTTCTCCACCGAAAAAGGTCTCTCGCTTGCCCGCGTCGGCCTCGTCCTCGGAGCAGGTTCCGTCGCCTACCTCTCCGGGTCCCTCGCAGGCGGATTCATCGCCGACCGACTCGGTAAAAAAACGACGATGATCGCCGGCCTCCTCATGCGAGCCGCTGGGCTTGCTCTCTTCATCTGGATGGGCTCTTGGATTGCCCTCTTCGTGACCAACCTCCTCGCCGGAGTGGGTAGCGGGCTCTATATGCCCGGGGCGAAAGCCGGAATTGCATCCTCTGTCACCGAAGGCAACAAAACCACAGCTTTCTCCTACCGAGGCATCGCCGCCAACATCGGCGTCACGGTGGGTCCCTTGTTAGGAACCTTCCTACACAACCAATCCAGCGCATCACTTTTTGCGGGAGCAGCCTTCGTCTATCTCGGACTCGCGGTAGCGCATGTCTTTCTCCTAACGAAAGACTGCGTGGGTGCAAACTGTCCCGAAGCTCCCAAAACGAAATTCAGCGACATGTTCACCGACCGTCCGTTCCTCGTCTTCAGCTTCGCGACGATCTTCGTCTGGGCACTGTTCACTCAATTCTCACTAGCCTTGCCATTACGAGCCCAACAAATTCAAGCAGCGCATAACATCGGGATGATTTGGACCATCACATCCATCGTGCTCATCGCCACACAAAGCACCGCCACCAAACTCTTCACCAAGTACCTGCACCCGCTGTCTGCGATGGCCCTGGGCATGTTGATCCTCGGAGTGGCGCTGGGAACCGTGGCGTTCAGCCATTCATTCTGGCATTTGCTTGCCAGCGCCATCCTCTTCACCATCGGTGAAATGTTGATCATGCCGACTTCAGACGCCATCGTCTCTGATCTGTCCCGGCCCGAAACCATCTCGGCGTACTTTGGCGTAGCCTCTTTCGTGTTCGGGGCCGGTGAAGCCTTGGGCAATATCGGAGGTGGGCGTTTGATGCAAGTCGCCGTTGATCGAGACTTTCTCGCCATGCCATGGATTCTGTATGCCGTCGTGGGGATTGTCTTGGCGGTAGCCTATTTCTTCATGTCGCATTGGGCTCCGTTGGCGAAACCGTTAGCGCCTGTGTTGGAGGAGAGTGTGGGGACGGGGCGGTTGGTGGGGAAAAAGAAAAAGCAAAGGACGTAG